A stretch of DNA from Methanofastidiosum sp.:
GGCCCTAATTTTAACATGCTCTAAAACTCAGGGCACGCCTTGTCATACCCGCTCTTAATCATCCTCTTGGACTCGTGTACATATCTTTCAGTTGTTGAAATCTGGCTGTGCCCCATGATGTTCTTCAGAATCAGGAGGTTGCCGTTGTTCTCAACGAAGAGCGTTGCAAACGTGTGGCGCAGCATGTAGGGCGTGACCTTGAATCCCAATCTCCTG
This window harbors:
- a CDS encoding tyrosine-type recombinase/integrase, coding for RRLGFKVTPYMLRHTFATLFVENNGNLLILKNIMGHSQISTTERYVHESKRMIKSGYDKACPEF